The following proteins come from a genomic window of Cryptosporangium phraense:
- a CDS encoding protein kinase domain-containing protein: MSAPGRVVDRRYRLDSVVGTGGMGVVWRGFDLRLHRPVAVKELRIPPTSTDEERAELVDRAMREARAAGKLNHPNIISVHDVVEDYGTPFIVMPLVSGRSLSDVIGAAGPLPPVLVARIGLMLLDALDAAHEAGVWHRDVKPENVMVQPDGTVLLTDFSIASVLGAGSRTLPGVVMGTPGFIAPERVLRGAASGAGDLFGLGATLYAAVEAVDAFDTTDALAGLFASATRPHRAAEKAGPLAPVLDGLLAKEPDDRLTTAQARDLLYPIVNGSPQSSAAALAALLRATPGLTPTPPPLNPTRVEPFPPIAADPRPAGAPAGPGPAGRGPGLAAGGFGPAAGGFGPAAGAPGPTAGGFGPTAGGFGPTGGGHGPAAGGFGPAADGFGPAAGAPGPAAGEFGPAGRSAVGGGAVGGGSPGSRAVGDPAADSAPAAGWAAVGGPVPGGPAGAPPVGGPVPDSPSSGASFSAPTSGPPPSGPPASAFPASALPASGGPAAAGPTPATAAPASVTRAPAAPAPGAPTSGAPASSAPASGAPASAAPTPGAPASAAPAPGGPTTAEPASGPTAPAPGGPAATGPTPGSAFAPGVASPPRPAVPSEPISGPPGPYAAGSAHPAPGASDPYAGAPHAPGDSAAHAPGHSGPYPAGPGGYAPGGTGSPATGTTQWAPPSGSRRRRYLLPAGAAAVILLLAVIVGLVLLNNDNGDPTTNTSPTPLAQNSKKPTPTPAFVVGTGDDKPSDAEFLNAHKGDDQASVSRGRAQINGVEYDESVRIKPACTTYDGEANDAAWADFEIPGTYRTLQAYVGMDDRADDSGIGSLHYTISVDGTQVAEDTIYAGSEPGQLSIPLPAGASTIRLAVSASSEYYCEDGGTDAAVAWGNAILVP; this comes from the coding sequence ATGAGCGCACCAGGGCGGGTCGTCGACCGGCGATACCGGCTCGATTCCGTCGTCGGTACGGGCGGGATGGGCGTGGTGTGGCGGGGGTTCGACCTGCGCCTGCACCGGCCCGTCGCGGTGAAGGAGCTGCGGATCCCGCCGACCAGCACCGACGAGGAGCGGGCCGAGCTCGTCGACCGCGCGATGCGCGAGGCGCGCGCGGCCGGGAAGCTCAACCACCCGAACATCATCTCGGTGCACGACGTGGTCGAGGATTACGGGACGCCGTTCATCGTCATGCCGCTGGTATCGGGCCGGTCGCTGTCCGACGTCATCGGCGCGGCCGGGCCGCTGCCGCCGGTGCTGGTCGCGCGCATCGGGCTGATGCTGCTCGACGCGCTGGACGCGGCGCACGAGGCCGGGGTCTGGCACCGGGACGTCAAGCCCGAGAACGTGATGGTGCAGCCGGACGGCACCGTGCTGCTGACCGACTTCTCGATCGCGTCGGTGCTCGGGGCCGGGTCGCGCACGCTGCCGGGCGTCGTCATGGGGACGCCGGGCTTCATCGCGCCCGAGCGGGTCCTCCGCGGCGCGGCGAGCGGAGCCGGTGACCTGTTCGGCCTCGGGGCGACCCTGTATGCGGCGGTCGAGGCGGTGGACGCGTTCGACACGACGGATGCGCTGGCGGGCTTGTTCGCGAGCGCGACGAGGCCGCACCGGGCGGCCGAGAAGGCCGGGCCGCTGGCGCCGGTGCTCGACGGGTTACTGGCCAAGGAGCCCGACGACCGCCTGACGACCGCGCAGGCCCGTGACCTGCTGTACCCGATCGTGAACGGTTCGCCGCAGTCGTCGGCGGCGGCGCTGGCCGCGCTGTTGCGCGCGACCCCGGGCCTGACCCCCACCCCACCGCCCTTGAACCCGACCCGAGTCGAGCCCTTCCCCCCGATCGCCGCCGACCCCAGGCCGGCCGGCGCGCCGGCCGGCCCCGGCCCGGCAGGGCGTGGGCCCGGCCTGGCGGCGGGCGGGTTCGGCCCAGCGGCGGGTGGGTTCGGTCCGGCGGCGGGCGCGCCCGGCCCGACGGCAGGTGGGTTCGGCCCGACGGCAGGTGGGTTCGGCCCGACGGGGGGCGGGCACGGCCCGGCGGCAGGTGGGTTCGGTCCAGCGGCAGATGGGTTCGGTCCGGCGGCGGGCGCGCCCGGCCCGGCGGCGGGCGAGTTCGGTCCGGCCGGAAGATCGGCGGTGGGCGGCGGTGCTGTTGGCGGCGGCTCGCCGGGGAGCCGTGCGGTGGGTGATCCGGCGGCGGATAGCGCGCCCGCAGCCGGGTGGGCCGCGGTGGGGGGACCGGTCCCGGGCGGACCGGCCGGTGCCCCGCCGGTCGGCGGACCCGTCCCCGACTCCCCCTCCTCCGGCGCGTCCTTCTCCGCGCCCACCTCCGGTCCGCCGCCCTCGGGCCCGCCCGCCTCGGCTTTCCCCGCCTCGGCTCTTCCCGCCTCCGGCGGACCCGCAGCCGCCGGTCCGACCCCGGCCACCGCCGCCCCCGCCTCGGTAACCCGCGCCCCGGCCGCACCCGCCCCGGGTGCCCCCACCTCGGGTGCCCCAGCTTCGTCCGCACCCGCCTCGGGTGCTCCAGCCTCGGCCGCACCCACCCCGGGTGCCCCCGCCTCGGCCGCACCCGCCCCGGGCGGTCCCACGACCGCCGAGCCAGCCTCGGGGCCGACCGCTCCGGCCCCCGGCGGACCCGCAGCAACCGGGCCGACCCCGGGCAGCGCGTTCGCCCCCGGAGTGGCGTCGCCGCCGCGCCCGGCCGTCCCCAGCGAACCGATCTCCGGCCCTCCCGGCCCCTACGCGGCCGGGTCCGCTCACCCCGCGCCCGGAGCCTCCGACCCCTACGCAGGCGCACCCCACGCCCCCGGAGACTCCGCGGCCCACGCACCCGGCCACTCGGGGCCGTACCCGGCCGGTCCCGGCGGCTACGCCCCCGGCGGCACGGGCTCCCCGGCAACCGGAACCACCCAATGGGCCCCGCCCAGCGGCAGCAGACGCCGGCGCTACCTGCTCCCGGCCGGCGCCGCCGCCGTCATCCTCCTGCTCGCCGTCATCGTCGGCCTGGTCCTCCTCAACAACGACAACGGCGACCCCACCACGAACACCTCCCCCACCCCCCTGGCCCAGAACAGCAAAAAGCCAACACCCACCCCCGCCTTCGTCGTCGGCACCGGCGACGACAAACCGTCCGACGCCGAGTTCCTCAACGCACACAAGGGCGACGACCAAGCGAGCGTCTCCCGCGGCCGAGCCCAGATCAACGGCGTCGAGTACGACGAGAGCGTCCGCATCAAACCGGCCTGCACCACCTACGACGGCGAAGCCAACGACGCCGCCTGGGCCGACTTCGAGATACCGGGCACCTACCGCACCCTCCAGGCCTACGTCGGCATGGACGACCGCGCCGACGACAGTGGAATCGGCTCCCTGCACTACACGATCTCGGTCGACGGCACCCAGGTCGCGGAAGACACGATCTACGCCGGCAGCGAGCCCGGACAACTCAGCATCCCGCTGCCCGCAGGCGCGAGCACGATCCGCCTGGCCGTCTCGGCCAGCTCCGAGTACTACTGCGAAGACGGCGGCACCGACGCCGCCGTGGCCTGGGGCAACGCAATACTGGTGCCGTAG
- a CDS encoding esterase-like activity of phytase family protein, translated as MPRARAASAVLLTAALTIGAAAAGAPAQAHPAHPLPGLEFLGVQTLPNALQFQGTTVGGLSAISYDRRTGQYFIISDDRSAKNPARFYTAKIDVTTTGPKVTLTGTKPWLEPDGATFPPTDSTATPPVVAPDPEGIAVDPRSGRLFWSSEGERIVPATGTPTLGDPTIRVADRTGRTKAQLPTLFHMSAEQVGPRQNQTLEGLSFTPDGRTLYASMEDPLFQDGPDPSATNGALTRITAIDARTRKPVAQYAYPLEKLFATPPAADSTDTNGLSEALALGDGRLLVVERASIFETNTWKIRLYLADTRGATNVLDKGLSGKPMRKQLLLDLSDVPGLRLDNVEGATLGPRLKDGRRSLILVTDDNFNTAEVTEFLAFAVEGL; from the coding sequence ATGCCGCGAGCCCGAGCCGCGTCTGCCGTCCTGCTCACCGCCGCCCTCACGATCGGAGCCGCCGCCGCCGGAGCCCCGGCCCAAGCCCACCCGGCCCACCCCCTCCCCGGCCTCGAGTTCCTCGGCGTCCAGACGCTCCCGAACGCCCTTCAATTCCAGGGGACGACGGTCGGCGGCCTCTCCGCGATCAGCTACGACCGTCGCACCGGCCAGTACTTCATCATCAGCGACGACCGCTCAGCCAAGAACCCGGCGCGCTTCTACACGGCCAAGATCGACGTCACCACGACCGGCCCGAAGGTCACGCTGACCGGCACCAAGCCCTGGCTCGAGCCGGACGGCGCCACGTTCCCGCCGACCGACTCCACCGCCACCCCGCCGGTCGTCGCCCCCGACCCCGAGGGCATCGCGGTCGACCCCCGCTCCGGCCGGCTGTTCTGGAGCAGCGAGGGCGAACGGATCGTCCCGGCCACCGGCACGCCCACGCTCGGCGACCCGACGATCCGCGTCGCCGACCGCACCGGCCGCACCAAGGCCCAGCTCCCGACGCTCTTCCACATGAGCGCCGAGCAGGTCGGCCCGCGTCAGAACCAGACCCTCGAGGGCCTGTCGTTCACTCCCGACGGCCGCACGCTCTACGCGTCGATGGAGGACCCGCTGTTCCAGGACGGCCCGGACCCGTCCGCGACCAACGGCGCGCTGACCCGGATCACCGCCATCGACGCCCGGACCCGCAAGCCGGTCGCCCAGTACGCGTACCCGCTGGAGAAGCTGTTCGCGACGCCGCCGGCCGCGGACTCGACCGACACGAACGGGCTCTCCGAGGCGCTGGCCCTGGGCGACGGCCGGCTGCTCGTCGTCGAACGCGCGTCGATCTTCGAGACGAACACCTGGAAGATCCGTCTCTACCTGGCCGACACCCGCGGCGCGACGAACGTCCTCGACAAGGGTCTGAGCGGGAAACCGATGCGCAAGCAGCTGCTGCTGGACCTGTCCGACGTGCCCGGCCTGCGCCTCGACAACGTCGAGGGAGCCACCCTCGGGCCTCGTCTGAAGGACGGGCGACGCAGCCTGATCCTGGTCACCGACGACAACTTCAACACGGCCGAGGTCACCGAGTTCCTGGCCTTCGCGGTCGAAGGCCTCTAG
- a CDS encoding response regulator translates to MEPVIRVLIADDHLVVRRGIRALLSSLDGVEVVGEAANGEDVLREAQLTRPDVVVMDVQMPSMDGIEATRRLGSVLPDVPVLVLTMFEDDDTVFAAMRAGARGYLLKGAEQQDILSAVRSVVAGQVVIGPGIASRLITYLSAPPAQDVPFPELTPREREILDRIAAGRTNTAIAGELGLAAKTVGNHVSAIFAKLRVASRAEAIVRAREEGLGR, encoded by the coding sequence ATGGAACCGGTCATCCGTGTGCTGATCGCCGACGATCACCTGGTGGTGCGGCGCGGAATCCGCGCGCTGCTCTCCTCGCTCGACGGCGTCGAGGTGGTCGGCGAGGCGGCGAACGGCGAGGACGTGCTGCGGGAGGCGCAGCTGACCCGGCCCGACGTCGTCGTGATGGACGTGCAGATGCCGTCGATGGACGGGATCGAGGCCACCCGCCGGCTCGGTTCGGTCCTGCCGGACGTCCCGGTGCTCGTGCTGACGATGTTCGAGGACGACGACACGGTGTTCGCGGCGATGCGCGCCGGGGCCCGGGGGTACCTGCTCAAGGGCGCCGAGCAGCAGGACATCCTGTCGGCGGTGCGGTCGGTCGTCGCCGGGCAGGTCGTGATCGGGCCCGGGATCGCGAGCCGGCTGATCACCTACCTGAGCGCCCCGCCGGCCCAGGACGTCCCGTTCCCGGAGCTGACCCCGCGCGAGCGGGAGATCCTCGACCGGATCGCGGCCGGCCGCACCAACACGGCGATCGCCGGGGAGCTCGGGCTGGCGGCCAAGACCGTCGGCAACCACGTCTCGGCGATCTTCGCGAAGCTGCGGGTGGCCTCGCGGGCCGAGGCGATCGTCCGGGCCCGCGAGGAGGGGCTCGGGCGGTGA
- a CDS encoding putative bifunctional diguanylate cyclase/phosphodiesterase yields the protein MRISSAPFSILGPPGDAASVTPWSVGELAGEVVVVSADDFCADLDQLFRSRDTLTVVVVRDSARRTGLIMRSAFELVMSGPFGYGRSLWGRRRIGAMADWTPVVLSAETPITDASHRVRTRGWQNRYDDLLVSWPGGRLGRVSAARLFDALARRLVEQATQDALTGLANRRHFLDSLASACADESHSVAVAFVDLDRMKGVNDSLGHGVGDQLLVSVARRLLAASGPGDVVARLGGDEFAVLRTASAGSSEIAAPAFGEQLRAAVDAIDPTLPQAAHSTASVGVAVASAPVEPGELLRDADAVMYRAKRAGRNAVRVVRSGRPVPVRRSAGAQRLRNALDDGELQLHYQPIVEVATGRVVGAEGLVRWRHPRRGLLAPGEFPADSLTGLAMIDGWVLRTACADLAYWISVVGDRAPEHVSVNVTAAALRDGGLEDAVLRATAQVGLEARQLHLELPETADLTLLTDAVGNLNTLRRHGVGVVLDDMGAGSSTLRHLSVLPVSGLKIDRSFVAGMLINANDRQVVKLLTGLGKNLDLPVIAEGVEQPDQLAELVTLGVPYAQGYLLGRPAPAVQFTGRLIESVAV from the coding sequence GTGCGGATCAGCAGTGCCCCGTTCAGCATCCTGGGTCCACCGGGCGACGCCGCCTCCGTCACGCCCTGGTCGGTGGGAGAACTCGCCGGCGAGGTCGTCGTCGTGTCCGCGGACGACTTCTGCGCGGACCTCGACCAGCTGTTCCGGTCGCGGGACACGCTCACGGTCGTCGTCGTGCGCGACTCGGCCCGGCGGACCGGGCTGATCATGCGGTCGGCGTTCGAGCTCGTGATGTCGGGCCCGTTCGGGTACGGCCGGTCGCTCTGGGGTCGCCGCCGGATCGGCGCGATGGCCGACTGGACCCCGGTGGTCCTCTCGGCCGAGACGCCGATCACCGACGCGTCCCACCGCGTCCGCACCCGGGGCTGGCAGAACCGGTACGACGACCTGCTGGTCAGCTGGCCGGGCGGGCGGCTCGGCCGGGTCTCGGCGGCCCGGCTGTTCGACGCGCTGGCCCGCCGACTCGTCGAACAGGCCACTCAGGACGCGCTGACCGGCCTGGCCAACCGGCGCCACTTCCTCGATTCGCTGGCGTCGGCCTGCGCGGACGAGTCGCACAGTGTCGCGGTCGCATTCGTCGACCTCGACCGGATGAAGGGCGTCAACGACAGCCTCGGGCACGGCGTCGGCGACCAGCTGCTGGTGTCGGTCGCGCGCCGGCTGCTGGCCGCGTCCGGGCCCGGGGACGTCGTCGCCCGGCTGGGCGGCGACGAGTTCGCGGTGCTTCGCACCGCGTCCGCTGGAAGCTCGGAAATAGCCGCACCCGCGTTCGGCGAGCAACTCCGGGCCGCGGTCGACGCGATCGATCCGACGCTGCCGCAGGCAGCGCACAGCACCGCGAGCGTCGGGGTCGCGGTGGCGAGCGCGCCGGTGGAGCCGGGCGAACTCCTGCGGGACGCGGACGCGGTGATGTACCGGGCCAAGCGGGCCGGACGGAACGCGGTGCGGGTCGTCCGGAGCGGTCGGCCGGTCCCGGTCCGACGGTCGGCCGGGGCCCAGCGGCTGCGCAACGCGCTCGACGACGGCGAGCTGCAGCTGCACTACCAGCCGATCGTCGAGGTCGCGACCGGCCGGGTCGTCGGCGCGGAGGGGCTGGTCCGGTGGCGGCACCCGCGCCGCGGGCTGCTCGCGCCGGGCGAGTTCCCGGCCGACTCGCTCACCGGCCTGGCGATGATCGACGGGTGGGTGCTGCGGACCGCGTGCGCCGACCTCGCGTACTGGATCAGCGTCGTCGGCGATCGCGCGCCCGAGCACGTCAGCGTCAACGTGACCGCGGCCGCGCTGCGCGACGGCGGGCTGGAGGACGCGGTGCTGCGGGCCACCGCGCAGGTCGGGCTGGAGGCCCGGCAGTTGCACCTCGAACTCCCGGAGACCGCGGACCTCACGCTGCTGACCGACGCGGTCGGCAACCTCAACACGCTGCGCAGGCACGGCGTCGGCGTGGTGCTGGACGACATGGGCGCGGGCAGTTCGACGCTCCGCCACCTCTCGGTGCTCCCGGTGTCGGGGCTGAAGATCGACCGGTCGTTCGTCGCCGGGATGCTGATCAACGCGAACGACCGGCAGGTGGTCAAGCTGCTCACCGGGCTCGGGAAGAATCTGGACCTACCGGTGATCGCCGAGGGCGTCGAGCAGCCGGACCAGCTGGCCGAGCTGGTCACCCTGGGCGTGCCGTACGCCCAGGGCTACCTGCTCGGCCGCCCGGCTCCGGCGGTGCAGTTCACCGGGCGGCTGATCGAGAGCGTGGCCGTCTAG
- the pntB gene encoding Re/Si-specific NAD(P)(+) transhydrogenase subunit beta, with protein MTVTSAAQAAYLLAALLFILSLAGLSKHETSRAGATSGIVGMVIALVATIVLAIDGDVSVVGGVLLIAAMVVGAGIGLWRARVVEMTGMPELIALLHSFVGAAAVLVGWNGYLEHSSLSGSLLGIHHAEVAIGVFIGAVTFTGSIVAFLKLSARINSAPLMLPGKNALNIGALVVFVALTVWFVATPNLGLLIALTVLALALGWHLVASIGGGDMPVVVSMLNSYSGWAAAASGFLLSNDLLIVTGALVGSSGAYLSYIMCQAMNRSFISVIAGGFGIAAGPASDTDYGEHREVTAEGTADLLAAARSVIITPGYGMAVAQAQYPVAELTRILRDRGVEVRFGIHPVAGRLPGHMNVLLAEAKVPYDIVLEMDEINDDFASTSVVLVIGANDTVNPSAAEDPASPIAGMPVLHVWEAENVVVFKRSMAAGYAGVQNPLFFRENTQMLFGDAKARVEDIIRALTSTSAGAPSRETLGV; from the coding sequence GTGACCGTGACGTCGGCGGCTCAGGCCGCGTATCTGCTCGCTGCCCTGCTGTTCATCCTCAGCCTGGCCGGACTGTCCAAGCACGAGACGTCCAGGGCCGGGGCGACGTCCGGCATCGTCGGCATGGTCATCGCGCTGGTCGCGACCATCGTGCTGGCGATCGACGGGGACGTGTCGGTCGTCGGCGGGGTGCTGCTGATCGCGGCGATGGTGGTCGGAGCCGGCATCGGGCTCTGGCGGGCCCGGGTCGTCGAGATGACCGGCATGCCGGAGCTGATCGCGCTGCTGCACAGCTTCGTCGGCGCGGCCGCGGTGCTGGTCGGCTGGAACGGCTACCTCGAGCACTCGTCGCTGTCGGGCTCCCTGCTCGGGATTCACCACGCCGAGGTGGCGATCGGCGTGTTCATCGGGGCGGTGACGTTCACCGGCTCGATCGTCGCGTTCCTCAAGCTCTCGGCCCGGATCAACTCCGCGCCGCTGATGCTGCCGGGCAAGAACGCGCTGAACATCGGGGCGCTCGTCGTGTTCGTCGCGCTGACCGTCTGGTTCGTGGCCACGCCGAACCTCGGGCTGCTGATCGCGCTGACCGTGCTGGCGCTGGCCCTGGGCTGGCACCTGGTGGCCTCGATCGGCGGCGGTGACATGCCGGTCGTCGTCTCGATGCTCAACAGCTACTCCGGCTGGGCCGCCGCGGCGTCGGGGTTCCTGCTCTCCAACGATCTGCTGATCGTGACGGGTGCGCTGGTCGGCTCGTCCGGTGCCTACCTCTCGTACATCATGTGCCAGGCCATGAACCGCTCGTTCATCTCGGTGATCGCCGGTGGCTTCGGTATCGCCGCCGGTCCGGCGTCCGACACCGACTACGGCGAGCACCGCGAGGTGACCGCCGAGGGCACCGCGGACCTGCTGGCCGCGGCCCGGTCGGTGATCATCACGCCCGGTTACGGCATGGCCGTCGCCCAGGCCCAGTACCCGGTGGCCGAGCTGACCCGGATCCTGCGTGACCGCGGGGTCGAGGTGCGGTTCGGCATCCACCCGGTCGCCGGTCGCCTGCCCGGCCACATGAACGTGCTGCTGGCCGAGGCCAAGGTGCCCTACGACATCGTCCTGGAGATGGACGAGATCAATGACGACTTCGCGTCGACGTCGGTGGTGCTGGTCATCGGGGCGAACGACACGGTCAACCCGTCGGCGGCCGAGGATCCGGCCAGCCCGATCGCCGGGATGCCGGTGCTGCACGTCTGGGAGGCCGAGAACGTCGTGGTCTTCAAGCGGTCGATGGCGGCCGGCTACGCCGGCGTCCAGAATCCGCTCTTCTTCCGAGAAAACACCCAAATGCTCTTCGGGGACGCCAAAGCCCGCGTCGAAGACATCATCCGGGCGCTGACCAGCACGAGTGCGGGGGCGCCGTCGCGGGAGACACTGGGCGTGTAG
- a CDS encoding sensor histidine kinase, whose product MRSGWAIGALPGGLCVAGLVLLWTSPPPPELAWSVVWALVTGSGFAAAATTVLALRPSSGPGRAMFAGALLLLAAPLGSAAGLGRLTELLLVGAAALVLPLALMQVVPRRRAQGVQRALDLVVGVGGVATLAAIGFRLGPAGFVTAGVVGVGLFCAGWLQFELTSGDERRQVLWLILGVAAALPTTFLFDVLADSSSITAEQVAVGVGVLNLALPLSAAIALLAPRWTDVRTVISHAVTGVTMVVLAVAVYAGGESVLRLLAGGVPPLSARAVLAAAVAAGFHPARVRVRAAVDELLFGGRSDPVDALTRLGSELTAGSPPTEWLETLRSALAVPGLVIRREDDVVAAAGEVDPERCLAIPLRAGPEHVGDLVVGVPPDQLGPTAATRDVLALVAAPLAQALHAARLSEQLRISRGQVVAALEEERRRVRRDLHDGLGPALTGIAYSADAARNLVTSDAGQAGEILRELRADVGEAIAEVRRIVYGMRPRALDELGLVEAVRQRSLHLPGTDGRALAVTIEAGPLPELPAAVEVAAYRVAVEALTNVSRHAEAGAARLRLAVDGRLLRLTVTDGGTDRGRWEPGVGLTSMRERVEEIGGTLRAASGPAGGEVTAEIPLDVLPAG is encoded by the coding sequence GTGAGATCCGGGTGGGCGATCGGGGCGCTTCCCGGCGGGCTGTGCGTCGCCGGGCTCGTGCTGCTCTGGACGTCGCCGCCGCCACCGGAGCTGGCCTGGTCGGTCGTCTGGGCGCTGGTCACCGGGTCCGGGTTCGCGGCCGCGGCCACCACCGTGCTCGCCCTGCGGCCGTCGTCGGGGCCGGGCCGGGCGATGTTCGCCGGGGCGCTGCTGCTGCTGGCCGCGCCGCTGGGGTCGGCGGCCGGGCTCGGCCGGCTCACCGAGCTGCTGCTCGTCGGGGCGGCCGCGCTGGTGCTGCCGCTCGCGCTGATGCAGGTCGTGCCCCGGCGCCGGGCGCAGGGCGTGCAGCGGGCGCTCGACCTGGTCGTGGGCGTGGGCGGGGTCGCCACGCTGGCCGCGATCGGGTTCCGGCTCGGCCCGGCCGGGTTCGTCACCGCCGGGGTGGTCGGCGTCGGGCTGTTCTGCGCCGGCTGGCTGCAGTTCGAGCTGACGTCCGGCGACGAGCGCCGCCAGGTCCTGTGGCTGATCCTCGGGGTCGCGGCCGCGCTCCCGACCACGTTCCTGTTCGACGTCCTGGCCGACAGCAGTTCGATCACCGCGGAGCAGGTCGCGGTGGGCGTCGGCGTGCTGAACCTGGCCCTGCCGCTCTCGGCCGCGATCGCGCTGCTCGCGCCCCGGTGGACCGACGTCCGGACCGTGATCAGCCACGCGGTGACCGGCGTGACGATGGTCGTGCTGGCCGTGGCCGTCTACGCGGGCGGTGAGTCGGTGTTGCGCCTGCTGGCCGGCGGGGTGCCGCCGCTGTCGGCCCGGGCCGTGCTCGCGGCCGCGGTCGCGGCCGGATTCCACCCGGCCCGGGTGCGGGTCCGGGCCGCGGTGGACGAGCTGCTGTTCGGCGGCCGCTCGGACCCGGTCGACGCGCTCACCCGGCTCGGCTCGGAGCTCACCGCCGGGTCGCCGCCGACCGAGTGGCTGGAGACGCTGCGGTCGGCGCTGGCGGTACCCGGTCTGGTGATCCGGCGCGAGGACGACGTGGTGGCGGCGGCCGGGGAGGTCGATCCGGAGCGGTGCCTGGCCATCCCACTGCGGGCCGGCCCGGAGCACGTCGGCGACCTCGTGGTCGGCGTGCCGCCCGACCAGCTCGGACCCACCGCGGCGACCCGGGACGTCCTGGCCCTGGTGGCCGCGCCGCTGGCCCAGGCGCTGCACGCGGCCCGGCTGAGCGAGCAGCTCCGGATCTCCCGGGGCCAGGTCGTGGCCGCGCTCGAGGAGGAGCGGCGCCGGGTCCGCCGCGACCTGCACGACGGGCTCGGCCCGGCGCTCACCGGCATCGCCTACAGCGCCGACGCGGCCCGGAACCTGGTGACGTCCGACGCCGGGCAGGCCGGGGAGATCCTGCGCGAGCTACGGGCCGACGTCGGGGAGGCGATCGCCGAGGTCAGGCGGATCGTCTACGGCATGCGTCCGCGGGCGCTCGACGAGCTCGGGCTGGTCGAGGCCGTGCGGCAGCGCAGCCTGCACCTGCCCGGCACCGACGGCCGGGCGCTCGCGGTGACGATCGAGGCCGGGCCGCTGCCCGAGCTCCCGGCCGCGGTGGAGGTGGCCGCGTACCGGGTGGCGGTCGAGGCGCTGACGAACGTGTCCCGGCACGCCGAGGCCGGGGCGGCCCGGCTGCGGCTCGCGGTCGACGGGCGGCTCCTGCGGCTGACCGTCACCGACGGCGGGACGGACCGGGGCCGGTGGGAGCCGGGCGTCGGGCTGACGTCGATGCGGGAGCGGGTCGAGGAGATCGGCGGCACGCTGCGCGCCGCGTCCGGCCCGGCCGGGGGAGAGGTGACCGCCGAGATCCCGCTGGACGTCCTCCCGGCCGGCTGA